The DNA region GCGCACGCCGTCGGCCTCGTCCCAGACGGCGAACGTGAAGTCCGTGTACAGGCTCGCGCGGCGGCCGTGGCCGCGTTGCGCGTAGATCAGCACGGCATCGACGGCGTAGGGGTCGATCTTCCACTTCCACCAGGTGCCCGACGCCTTGGTTCGCCCTACGCCATACATCGACGCGCGCTCCTTCAGCATCAGCCCTTCGACGCCGCGCGCGCGGCTCTCGTCGCGCATCGTGGCAAGCGTGTTCCAGTCGGCCGCATCGACGAGCGGCGACACGCGCAGCAGGTCTTTCGCGAGCGTGCCTGCGAGCGCCGCGCCCAGCGCATCGAGCCGGGCACGCCGTTCGTGCAGCGGCTGCATGCGCAGATCGTCGCCGTTCGCTTCGAGCAGGTCGTAGGCGAGAAAGGTGGCGGGCGATTCGGCGAGCACGCGCCTGGTCAGCGACTTGCGTGTGATGCGCGGTTGCAGTCGCGCGAACGGCAGCGGCGCGAGCGCGCCGGGGTCCCACGCGAGGATTTCACCGTCGAGCACGGTGCCGTCGGGCAGCGTCTCGCCCAGCGCGACGACTTCCGGAAAGCGGTCCGTGATCAGGTCCTCGCCGCGCGACCAGACCCATACGCGGCCATCGCGTTTCACCACTTGTGCGCGGATGCCGTCCCACTTCCATTCAGCGAACCACGATGACGGCTCGCCGAGCGTCGCGGGATCGGCCTGCAAGGGATGTGCGAGAAAAAACGGGTAAGGCAGGCCGAGTTCGCTTTCATGGCGGTTATGCGCGGCTTGCGCATCCTCGCTTGCGTCGCCGGAAGGCGCGGGCGCGATCAGGCGCAGATAGCGCGCGGCGTCGGGCGGCTGGCGCGAATCGGTCCAGCCGACCATGCGCTGCGCGATCAGCTTGTGATCGACGCCTGCGACATCGGCGAGCGCGCGCACCACGAGTTGCCGCGCCACGCCGACACGAAACCCGCCGCCGATCAGCTTCGTCAACAGAAAGCGGCCACTCCAGTCGAGTTCGTCCCAGTACGCGACGAGCCGCTCGCGCAGCGCTTCCGGCGACGCGCCCCGCAGCGTCAGGATGCGCTCCTCGATCCACTGGGTGAGGCCAAGCTCCGAGGTGCGCGCGGCGGGCGGCAAGACATGCGCGATCGTTTCCGCGAGATCGCCGACGGCCTGATACGACTCTTCGAACAGCCACTCGGGCAGGCCGGCGCGCGTGCGCGCGATGTCGGTCAGCAGGCGCGTCGGCACCGACTGGCGCGGCTTGCCGCCCGCGAGAAAATACGACGCCCACGCGGCGTCTTCGGGCGGCGCGGCGTGGAAGTAGGTGGTCAGCGCGTCGAGCTTGTCGCGCGTCGATGTCGTGGCATCGAGCGCTGTGTAGAGCGTGGCGAAGCGCTTCATGATGTTTCGGGCGTCGATACGTCGGGCGTCGATACGCCAGCGCTCATGGCAGGTTCGCCTTCGCTGGCCGCTGCTGCGTCAGCTTCGATTGCGTCGTCGCCATACTCGGTTGCGAAGGCGCCTGCTTCGAGGCCTTGCTCGCGCAGCCAGCGCACCATCGGCTCGACCTGTCCATGCGTGACGATCACGCGCTGCGCGCCCGTCGCGGCGATGGCCGTTTGCAGGCCGGGCCAGTCGGCATGATCGGACAGCACGAAGCCGCGATCGACGCCGCGCCGACGGCGCGTACCGCGCAGGCGCATCCAGCCTGACGCGAACGCGTCGCTGTATTCGCCGAAGCGCCGCAGCCACGCGCTGCCTTGCGCGGACGGCGGCGCGATCACGAGCGCCTGCCGGAACGCCTCTTTCT from Paraburkholderia caribensis includes:
- a CDS encoding ATP-dependent DNA ligase, with protein sequence MKRFATLYTALDATTSTRDKLDALTTYFHAAPPEDAAWASYFLAGGKPRQSVPTRLLTDIARTRAGLPEWLFEESYQAVGDLAETIAHVLPPAARTSELGLTQWIEERILTLRGASPEALRERLVAYWDELDWSGRFLLTKLIGGGFRVGVARQLVVRALADVAGVDHKLIAQRMVGWTDSRQPPDAARYLRLIAPAPSGDASEDAQAAHNRHESELGLPYPFFLAHPLQADPATLGEPSSWFAEWKWDGIRAQVVKRDGRVWVWSRGEDLITDRFPEVVALGETLPDGTVLDGEILAWDPGALAPLPFARLQPRITRKSLTRRVLAESPATFLAYDLLEANGDDLRMQPLHERRARLDALGAALAGTLAKDLLRVSPLVDAADWNTLATMRDESRARGVEGLMLKERASMYGVGRTKASGTWWKWKIDPYAVDAVLIYAQRGHGRRASLYTDFTFAVWDEADGVRTLVPFAKAYSGLTDEEMREVDAIVRKTTVEKFGPVRSVTPTLVFELGFEGIQASPRHKSGVAVRFPRMLRWRTDKPIDDADTLATLKGFIDERERTR